Below is a genomic region from Rosa chinensis cultivar Old Blush chromosome 5, RchiOBHm-V2, whole genome shotgun sequence.
tcatcacccaGTTTGAgaggcacaagggggagtgttgaaggagatcgacataatgtgtgcctctacaaactagggtttagagttgtaataggaatgtgttttaggtattcaattgtaatcggattctattaccttttgggtaccttgtaactccctatttaaagggctcctattatcaatgataatatacaattctattctcctacaacagtttaCTAATACTTTTAAATCATCTCTCTAATTGTTAGTGTAATAATATATGATTGGTATTTCGTAAGCGCAACAACTAAGAGTCATGTTTTCATGTAACAACTTTCTAGTTttctatctctttttttttgagaaaaagggCGGTGCGGcaaccctcaagccttgatagcCTTAATTAAAGAAACTGTCGAATATAAGGGgaggacattgagcctaaaccccttattacaataagtaGCTAGATAACATCCTAAAATACTATCTTGAGTCTCTACTAAACGCTTGTACTCAACAAAGCACcgactagcaaagagcgctctactggagactctatttgctttagcTGCATTAACACAGcggtgacacaacggaaagataacttggTCTGCAACACGATTAAAGCAAAGCATAACTACCATATGTGCAGCTTTCCCATCATGATGCCACTGGAAACAACATCcagtgacacttagtttcacaCTGCTACTAGGAGGCAGCGATCATTTGCAagtgcaaggaactcgccgcctacctagagcaaaaTAGGCACACAAGGTGCAAAGACTGGTACACAGGCCACTGCCTCCAACCAGAACACTATTGGTGCTTATTTCCAACAAAGcaacaacagaaaaaaaaaaaaaaaaaaaaaacaaccaaacaAGCAATAAAATCAGAGAAAGGCCAGGAGGTTTGAGGCCTTGGACCCAGCCCAAAACGCCGTTTGCACAAAAATCCCCGCCGCCACCACCTCACCCTCAAATTCACAGCGTCGCCGTCGTTGTCGAACCTCGCCCTCGGTCGTACAGACGCCGCTGCCGCCAGATCTGGAACTCCCGTCGCCGCTTGCTGCACTATCCAACACCAAGATCCACCCGATCCCCACCGGATTTGCGACGAGATCTGGATGGATCCAACCACCAACCACTGCTCGTGCCGTCGAACTCGAATCCGCCCCAAGAAGACGCCGCAGTAACACTATCCCTGCCCACTGGCCAACAAACCGCCGCCTCCACCCTACCTCTCCTGCAAATGAATTGGACATCGAACCCATCAGCACAAAAACTCCACTCCGATTGAGCTTATTCCGGGAAGACCCACTCCCCAACAAGTAAAGAAACAAGGAAACTGGACAAAGCCTGAATGAGGAGGCCGCCCCCAACCCTCAAGCCTTTGATCTAGATCCGGAGGGATCAAGATCTGGGCAAGAGTGGAGGGGGAGGGGAACTGGTTtctctctgttttctctctctactttccagCACTTCTAGTTTTCTATCTTAAATTCTTAGAATAATGGAATGTTTCAGGCTTCATGCACAACTCTCATCAATCATGTATGTCTTACATACATGTACTGATGTATGTCTTACATACATGTACTGATGTACGTGCTTGTCAAGTATTTAGGACCGAACTTGTCTTTAAATTCTATTGTAAGGATGCAAACATCTATTCAATCTTAATTTGTTGATCTGCGAATTTTCAAAATGTTTTATCCAAAGAATTATTAATTGTTTCTTAAATTGGTTTATGGATTAtgatgattttatttttatccatGTTTTTTAAAAGACGTCATGAAACCCATGTACATTAGAAACCCTACCTCGTActctcgtgtgtgtgtgtgtttgggggggggggggggggtgtggggTGTTGTTTGTCTTAGCGTTGTTCAGGGGGTGCGTGATATATCAGAATATTTGATCATTGCTTTCTTGAGAGATCTTCAGAAAAGATTGAGCTTCAATTTCATGTGAAAATTCTTCATGAGttgttccttgtttagctctaTCAAATCCCAAACTTTTTCCATTAAAAAGTTTTCTagttttatgcttcatgtgtgttggtagttcatgcaGGTTTTCTACCTTGAGGTGATTGATGACTGAGTCGAGAGTTATGCCATCTCAAAATTGACAAAGGCGATTGAATCCACTCATCATATTTAGTGGTAAAGACGAGATCAAGCTGCCTTTCTAGTAGGAGATAGTAAGTTcgagtgacaggacccgccccggatttcaccccgaaatccggagtggccctgcggggcccaccttagtgataactctaccgagaactggtcgagtcacccctaaagtggactacccaaaacagtaacccacaatagatcagagccaaacaaagaagtgcggaagctattcgtcaactatgcctcgaaccacgtacgcccgacctcaactaataacgcctgcaaactgggcattagaaactgaaaggcccaggggaaaagtacaagaaaaacgttagcgtgagtggacaaaaataaacaaatataaaccaaatggattttatactttcccacatttatttcctttagaaattcccgatgcatgcaaggatttacgaaaataaaacaaaaggagttccactcatgaaaaccgactagccccgctagccacatacgatttaaaataacagttggaactctgatattcaaggaaaataagaccagccccgctggttaaacaaaaatcgagctagccccgctagctaaagtagtaaagtgagtggGGGAAAgcgatagccatacaagtgagcctcccaggcttgggtgatagcctcccaggctaaagaaactcccataactcccgtaatatacccttacaccactaagtgtagcgataggataccgggctacagaattactatcacatagacagtaacctgcgccacaaaggcggagggctacggtgatcccatcaccgcgccacaaaggcggaaatcaatgctagcaatgataagtcacccaaagtatggcaaaggaAATCcgaaaaaccaagtaaatctataaaacttccccaactctcgtaaataaatttccaacaacgtgtcccacacgccaagataacctcatcttcaaaataaataggatataaataagtataaagattaacttcatagaatttcataaaaatctcaattgccgaatataaatataatataagtagtataaatccggaaatcatatcggaaataaataaataagaaaagataagcgtaatccaatggcgtgaccccgcacgccataaaatctccaagtaaatcaattaaccaaaaccgtttccgaaaataatCGTGTGCTcaagaaagtaaattgataaataatttataacttcggaactatttaaataaatgcatgcatcattctttgaaaaataaaagtccactcacagtactattgggcgaccacacaaacgagttcctttatctagccgtagctcgcaacattgccctgtacacaattaaatttccgtaaacagcaatccgataaaataattacgaacctaaacgaaacctgaaaatctctatctccattacttctcaaattcaccccaaatctcttccacaattccaattcctcaatttacatattccataatgaaaacgagggaaatccgacggccggatttcccataattccaccaccaaactccaaacttcgaaaattcacaaacaattccaaactcctccaaaattcaccaaacttcatatataagctctatgataattatagaatttaactagccagaaaatgaaattaaaaagctaccctagccgccgctaccgccgcccacagtggcggcaccgccgccaccgccaccagctccgatggccaccaaactttggcagcagcacctactcaacacactgattcaacttctcaactacagcattcccaaataacaattaaaaacggccgaaatcgatcaatgaacaaaacccagaaatcctcaagaaccctagaatttcaattcgtcgattcggcatctacacaacaaatcgtgatacaaggccataggggaaatgatcagtgatgaaaaccgaaccttcgacggcgagatggggaccggaggtggccggaatggccgggaatcggccaaaatccaaaactgcaaccggggaggaaattcgttcgatccgagcttttccggccaaatcgtccaaagatgcttccacagacgtgaccgggGGAGGAAACTGAGCTTGGGGTTGGCCGGATTACGTCCGGAGGcggccggaagaggaagaactcGGAGGGGGAGCGAATCGGCCGAGAGAGGAAgggagagtcggggagagagaaagagaatggggggtgggtttccggttttggaaacctaccctggtaagtttctatttttatcccaaaaattaccatgaacagtaatttccttatttcgctcataactttcgcatacgaactccgatttttacgcactacatatgcacgcgctcggtttaacgtccccaacaactttcatgaaggaaattttctcaaattttgacccgaacaaaaagtcaacttttagggccactaaaagtaccaaaccgaaagtaaaagtgaaagtaaaggctgtttaccatccaaatgactagtaaaccggtaaattcaggttcgggacgttacatcgAGTTTGTGTAAAATTCTTTATGTACTAATCTTTTTAAAATGGATTGATCACCGAGCATATATAGTGTCCGCAGTTTTATTGCGTCAACAGATCTTGTGTaatgtgtgtgatgattttgcTTTTGTATGGTTTGGCAAATTAAGTAAATCACAAGGTTTCTAAGGATATTGATATCAATAGTTTCGATTAGGATTTCGAACAATCCTACACTCCTAAAATTGAACCTTGAAGTTGTTTGCACATTGAGTCAGTTCCATAATTCCATTAATTTGAGAAATACATATCCAATTTGTAATTACATTAATCCTCTAACCTGAATTTAAAGGAACTTAATTAGATTTCATTAGACATCCCATGGGTTCTTCAGTCTTACGTAACCTATGGCAAGATAGTTGTACATAATTAGGTGTTCATTACAAAATAAGCATAAtgaaaacattttttttatgaaCCGGCATGGTGGAGGACTTGGTCGGTTAGTACCGGGGGTTGATAACATTCTCAAGTGATTTCATATTTACGTTTGGCCTCTAGAACAAGAACACAAGCGAATAAGAAAGACTAAAAAGTAACAACTTCACGAAAACGGTAACTGCTAAATTTGGGAAGCCACAAgtaaattcctttttttttttttggtaatcaGAAATAAATTCCTTGGATAAGGGAGAATAAGTGCGGTAGCGCGAACCACTgtaagtggcctagtggttcttgcctaattgggtgtgctccccaacttaggttcgaatcccgaagctgtcaaagtggccaggcactatgctgcaatgcatagttggagcatttcacatgcggcGAAGggagtttatcttgggcctaggaagcctttgggttccctttgacaaagtcaaaaaaaaaagtgcggTAGCGAAGTTTGACCAAAACAAACCAGTTGAAGATGGCCTAAAATTTGGAAGAGCATATGTAACTTGATTCCTTCCCAGATATATATGTGAGGAGTGAACATGCATCATCGAAATCCAGTATAAACAATTCTTCAACAAACTCGAAGTTTCCAAGGAACTAGCGAGGGAGAACAGATGAATCAAGCATATAAGTATATGGTAATGTGAGTGAGacacattgtgaaacatgtgatTAGTAAATGTTATGGTGTACATATTACATATTGTTATCTTTCAAATGTGAATGCTAATGTCAACTGGTAACCAGATGAAGCAAGGAATCATGTTATGGACGTCTGTGGCTTTGGAAAAACTTTAATAAACCTGTCATTCAAATTGCAATTCTCTGTTTATTCTGTCACTTTGATGGAGCCATAAGCAATGCTCATGTGAAGGTGCTATATAGGGCAACATACACCATTAATTAGACTTGAAGCAATCGAGGAGTTGAAGGTTACAAATTCTGAAAAGTCATGTTAAGTCGTCTACCACAGAACTAAAATACTGATTATGAAGCTACAACCTCATTAACTTTGGATCCAAAACTAATACCGATGCTTTAGGGATCTTAAAAGATTGATTGTTCATGAAGTTTTGTATGGGGGTACAACTAAAATATAGTCAACAAGCATTTGGTCAAAACAAATCACTTGTAGAATGATAGCAGCAGAGCTGGTCCTAAGCTGTTTGATTACATGAAGAAGCAATAAGAACAAGGATTAAGCCGAATCACAAGGCTTGGGTTCCCTTAGAGCTTCCTTATATATCTCTTTATGCACCATTCCATTTCATATATCCTTCTAACTCATAATTCAAGTAAATCAGCAGAACgagaagaaaaattacaaaaagaaGAACTAGCCAGAAATGGCTACAATAAGAATGTCACATACATTGGTGGCCCTCCTTGTTGTGCTCGTTTCCATGGAAGCAATGTCCTTTGTTCTGGGCCAAGGCAATGGAAATGGAAACGGGAATGGGAATGGCAATGACTACGATGAATTGTCACCGTTAGCATCCGGACAGGAGAGAGGCTTCTGTAAAGCAAAGAATGCCTGCTATTACAAGACCCTTGTCTGTCCATCAGAATGCCCTCagagaaagccaaagaagaacaagaaatacAAGGGTTGTTTCATCAACTGCGGCAACAAATGTGAAGTCACTTGCAAGTGTAAGAGCCTCCTTATCTAGTCTTCATTTCAACCcttatttttcctttcttcagTTAAGCGGTTCTCATATATGTAGCATATCAAGATTTGAGATTTAGAGTATGCAACAAATATAACATGTCCAACTATATGACAAGAAGTTTAAACTTTCACTAATAATTTAACTTCGGTTTTGACAGGGAGGAAAGCCAAGTGTAATGGGTATGGTTCTCTCTGCTATGATCCAAGGTTTGTAGGTGGTGATGGTGTAATGTTCTACTTCCATGGAGCCAAAGGAGGAAACTTTGCCATTGTTTCAGATAACAACCTCCAAATCAATGCACACTTCATTGGAACTCGACCACTAGGAAGGACTCGCGACTTCACATGGGTTCAAGCCCTCTCAATCATGTTCGACACTCACACCCTTGTAATTGCAGCAAAGAGAGTCTCAAAGTGGGATGACAAAGTTGACGCTCTCATGGTAAAGTGGGATGGTGAGTCAGTCAGCATCCCCACTGATGGAGAAGCCGAATGGAGGATCATGGCCGAAGGAAGAGAAGTAATTGTTGAAAGAACCGATGATAGAAACTACGTAAGAGTTACAGTTTCAGGGCTGGTAGAGATGGACATAAGGGTCAGGCCTATTGGAGCAGAAGAAAACAAGGTTCACAACTACCAAATACCATCAGATGATACTTTTGCTCACTTAGAGACACAATTCAGGTTTTCCAACTTATCTGATCTTGTGGAAGGAGTTTTGGGAAAGACTTACAGGCCAGGCTATGTTAGTCCAGTTAAGGTTGGAGTTCCGATGCCAATGATGGGCGGAGAGGACAAGTACGAAACTCCATCACTCTTTTCACCTCTCTGCAAGGTTTGCAGGTTTCGAAGGCAATCTGGACTTGCTCAATACTGATATAAACTATAAAGAGAAATAAACACTGTTTCTGGTTTTGAACTATCATATGTTCATTTTATTTGTGTATCTGGGTTTGGGCAACTAGTTTAGCACTACAGACAAATAAGGCTGCATTAAGCTTGTCCAGGACATAATCTGTACTCTGAATGTATCGTGTTTAATCAATAAGTTGATGTGTAGCTTCATAGTAATGATTGTTACTTTGTTTCCAAAATGCATCTTTTGACCAAAACTTGAGCAATCTTTGCTAATAGTTGGAGCAATCTTAAATTCTGACTAACCTTGCCTGTGGAATACCAACAATTTTCCTATACCTCTAAACAGGCACAATTCTAGTGAGATTGATCATAGACATATGGCAGAAATATTGAGAATGTTATTGATATTAATACCATTCATGAGAATGACTTTATTGTGAGCTAGACATACTTGGGGATAACCTCTTACGTATCTCCCACAATGTCTATTTACAAGAAACTTCTACTGCTAAACTCTTTGCTACTCCTTTACATGGGTCACCAAATGTATTAGTCGAGACTTCGATGCTACAACTCTTTGATCCAATGCACGCCTGTAACAATACCACTTGTCAGTAAACCAACACAAATTAATCATAAAGGAAAAACCTAGATGTGCACTGAAGTTTATCAACATAGCAAGCAAGATCTCACCTTCTGTACAATGGATAGAGCGCTACGGCTCCTGCACGAGCCATGGCTAAAGCTCCCACAAGTCCCACTAGGTCTTCCGTAACTTGCAAACTTGATTGAAGAAATGACTTGATTAGGAAATGGGCACTCAAGTGATAGCCTCGGCCGTGACTTCCTTCCTGCTTTTGAATCTGAACTCCACATATCTACAGGTGATGGGTGAGACTCTGATACATGAGAGCACAAACTTTCTACCTGTCTCGTGGCAAAAGATAACTGTGTCGGATCACCCCCAACTTCTTCAAATAATACAAGAATATTGCCACTGGATTTCAGCCATGAACGAGGAACGTGGTACCTGTAGGATTTATCACTCGTATCAGAATCGAAGTTTCAATCGAGTTATTCCATACAGTATCTAGCACTTACAATTCTTGAGATGGCTTGCCACAGTTCTTTCGGCATTTGTCTGCACTATAAGCTCCTCTGTAATTGCAAGTGTCAGGGCAACCACTTTTTGGAGCAATATTAGTGGGCCAGTAACGTCCAATGCTTTGTCCATTCACCCATGCCTCACCCTTCCCCATTCCAGTGAAGTCTAGTGCAACAGGGTTACTGCCACCGGGGGCATCAAATTGGGTCTGAAAAAGAATACTTCTACTGGTTAGTACAGGAAAGAATTTTATCATATCACTCCATAAATTGTGATTAGCCTAGAGTAAGGAAactcaattaaccaaaaatgTACAACATATGCTATAGAAAGCATGTGCTTGCAGTATATAGAGGGGTTAGATGCACTTTTTATACCTGCATTTCACCAGAACTTTACATTTATTCCTGTAGTTCTAATTTCAATATTTTTTCACCCCTTTGTCTTAAGGTCAAGTTGATCAAATTGATACATCCCTTAAAATGGTGGACAGAACTTAATAGACTGAAGAATATAATAATAAGTTACCTTGTACCACGTCAATGGCTGATTCTTGGGCAAGGTAGGTTGTGAAATCCACTGAGAACTTCCACTGGGAAGATCTTCATCTTCACCTTTAAGTCCAATCTGCAGTCACAATAATGAAGACAGATTGTTCGTTTTATCCACATGAATGTCCCAATTGTTTATTCATAATGAGAACTTGGATTTCTTTTTTGGCAATAACACCCATCTTCCCTTGGATATGTATAGAATTACTAAATCTACTGACCTGATATGTCCATTGTTGAGAAGAAAGATCAATAGTAGTGCCATTTGTTGAGCCTTTCAGTTGTACAGGACCAGTGATTCCAGCACCCACCAAGTCAAAGAAAGATCCATAATTCTGATTGGAAATTTATTGGTTTTGAAAATATAAGATGAAAACTACCATACAGAATAATGTATATGAGTTCCGATTCAAATACATGCATAAAGGAAAGAATATCAATTTATCCAAACCTGAAGCCCAACAGTCAGACTCAGAAGATCAATTTTGTTCTTCCCAGATGCGAATTCGACAGGGATGTCCACAGAAACCTTGGCATTGCCACTGTTGCCTGTTCCACTCCCTGAaaatgattaaattagaagaGAAATATGATAATAGAACAGTGAAAACAGTTCCAAGTGACAGCG
It encodes:
- the LOC112165299 gene encoding uncharacterized protein LOC112165299, encoding MATIRMSHTLVALLVVLVSMEAMSFVLGQGNGNGNGNGNGNDYDELSPLASGQERGFCKAKNACYYKTLVCPSECPQRKPKKNKKYKGCFINCGNKCEVTCKWRKAKCNGYGSLCYDPRFVGGDGVMFYFHGAKGGNFAIVSDNNLQINAHFIGTRPLGRTRDFTWVQALSIMFDTHTLVIAAKRVSKWDDKVDALMVKWDGESVSIPTDGEAEWRIMAEGREVIVERTDDRNYVRVTVSGLVEMDIRVRPIGAEENKVHNYQIPSDDTFAHLETQFRFSNLSDLVEGVLGKTYRPGYVSPVKVGVPMPMMGGEDKYETPSLFSPLCKVCRFRRQSGLAQY